The Deinococcus aquiradiocola genome contains a region encoding:
- a CDS encoding enoyl-ACP reductase FabI, whose protein sequence is MISIDLSDKTALVMGVANARSLGWAIAEKLLEAGCRVGFSYQGERLKPELDKLLTDKVGTWTLQADATSEDDLTALFAKVREEFGTLDYLVHSIGFAPREAMEGRFIDTTPADWNTAMSVSAYTLVSIARHAEPLLRDGSSIVSLTYHASQQVVPKYNVMGVAKAALEAATRYLASEMGAAGVRVNSISAGPMRTIAARSIPGFGGMYDKAAKAAPLGRNATPEEVGKLALFLLSDLGSGVTGEVVYVDAGAHIMTMKLD, encoded by the coding sequence ATGATAAGCATTGATCTGAGCGACAAGACCGCCCTCGTGATGGGCGTGGCCAACGCCCGCAGCCTCGGCTGGGCCATCGCCGAGAAACTGCTGGAGGCGGGCTGCCGCGTCGGTTTCAGTTATCAGGGCGAGCGCCTGAAACCCGAACTCGACAAGCTCCTCACGGACAAGGTCGGCACGTGGACCCTGCAGGCCGACGCGACCAGCGAGGACGACCTGACGGCCCTCTTCGCGAAGGTCCGCGAGGAATTCGGGACGCTCGACTACCTCGTGCACAGCATCGGGTTCGCGCCGCGCGAAGCGATGGAGGGCCGCTTCATCGACACGACGCCCGCCGACTGGAACACCGCCATGAGCGTCAGCGCGTACACGCTCGTCAGCATCGCCCGGCACGCCGAGCCGCTCCTGCGTGACGGGAGCAGCATCGTGAGCCTCACGTACCACGCGTCGCAGCAGGTCGTCCCGAAGTACAACGTGATGGGCGTCGCCAAGGCCGCGCTGGAGGCCGCCACCCGCTACCTCGCGAGCGAGATGGGCGCGGCGGGCGTGCGCGTGAACAGCATCTCGGCCGGCCCGATGCGGACCATCGCGGCGCGCAGCATTCCCGGCTTCGGCGGCATGTACGACAAGGCCGCGAAGGCCGCCCCGCTCGGCCGCAACGCCACCCCCGAGGAGGTCGGGAAGCTCGCGCTGTTCCTGCTGTCGGACCTGGGCAGCGGCGTGACGGGCGAAGTGGTGTACGTGGACGCCGGCGCGCACATCATGACCATGAAACTCGACTGA
- the trmH gene encoding tRNA (guanosine(18)-2'-O)-methyltransferase TrmH, producing MTPERYAKIRRVLSLRQPTLTVLMDEVNKPHNFSAILRTCDAVGVLQAHAVPPHRSGTLPSALPTYVATSGSADKWVDVQTHRDAVSAVQALQARGFQVLATHLSEKSVDYREPDYTRPTCVLLGAEKWGVSDAAAQAADANIVIPMMGMVQSLNVSVAAATILFEAQRQRLAAGLYAAPQLDDAELDRLAFEWGYPELAPLYRERGEAYPALDDEGQVLAAHG from the coding sequence GTGACGCCCGAACGCTACGCCAAGATCCGCCGCGTGCTGAGCCTGCGCCAGCCGACCCTGACCGTCCTGATGGACGAGGTCAACAAACCCCACAACTTCAGCGCCATCCTGCGCACCTGCGACGCCGTGGGCGTGCTGCAGGCGCACGCGGTCCCGCCGCACCGCAGCGGCACCCTGCCGAGCGCGCTGCCCACCTACGTCGCCACGTCCGGCAGCGCCGACAAGTGGGTGGACGTGCAGACGCACAGGGACGCCGTGAGCGCCGTGCAGGCCCTGCAGGCGCGCGGCTTCCAGGTGCTCGCCACGCACCTGTCCGAGAAGAGCGTCGATTACCGCGAGCCGGACTACACCCGTCCCACCTGCGTGCTGCTCGGCGCGGAGAAGTGGGGCGTGTCGGACGCGGCCGCGCAGGCCGCCGATGCCAACATCGTGATCCCCATGATGGGCATGGTGCAGAGCCTCAACGTGTCGGTCGCGGCCGCCACCATCCTCTTCGAGGCGCAGCGCCAGCGGCTCGCGGCGGGCCTGTACGCCGCCCCGCAGCTGGACGACGCCGAACTCGACCGGCTCGCCTTCGAGTGGGGGTACCCGGAACTCGCGCCGCTGTACCGCGAGCGCGGCGAGGCGTACCCGGCCCTGGACGACGAAGGGCAGGTGCTCGCCGCGCACGGCTGA
- a CDS encoding YihY/virulence factor BrkB family protein codes for MTVPAKPPLRPARVFALLRDASLAFSQDNAPRLAAALAYYAFSAIAPLLFLVTVVAGYFLGQAKVRAQLFNALNDSVGPQVSTFIQTLLPKLSGGNLTWASVIGGVTVFLTATSLFVQLQGSLNSLWGLVPPDDTPPTLLQNVWLIVKTRLIAFALVLLFGAFIIAFLVGNTVLSAVASRLGDTIGFGAFFVRIGTFLLSMLLFTPVFASLYKFLPSVKLPWREVWVGSAVTAALFTLGQVLIGLYFGRIAGNSPYGAAAALFLMLLWIYYSSMIVFFGAEITWVYSQQYGTRQGGADNTEKAAAVTEHSRQLDAGASGPEARARAGQARVAAKKDAPEPRSQQDTRPQGAVTPPARPQDALPSVSAALAHAAVAVLAVPSVIVLRAVRLVTRRR; via the coding sequence GTGACTGTTCCCGCCAAGCCTCCGCTCCGTCCGGCCCGCGTGTTCGCGCTGCTGCGCGACGCGTCCCTGGCGTTCAGTCAGGACAACGCGCCGCGCCTCGCGGCCGCCCTCGCGTACTACGCGTTCAGCGCCATCGCGCCCCTGCTGTTCCTCGTCACGGTCGTCGCCGGGTACTTTCTCGGGCAGGCGAAAGTGCGCGCGCAGCTGTTCAACGCCCTGAACGACAGCGTCGGCCCGCAGGTGTCCACCTTCATCCAGACGCTCCTCCCGAAACTGTCCGGCGGGAACCTCACGTGGGCCAGCGTCATCGGCGGCGTCACGGTCTTCCTGACCGCCACCAGCCTCTTCGTGCAGCTGCAGGGCTCCCTGAACTCCCTGTGGGGCCTCGTGCCGCCCGACGACACGCCCCCCACCCTCCTGCAGAACGTGTGGCTGATCGTCAAGACGCGCCTGATCGCCTTCGCGCTCGTGCTGCTGTTCGGGGCGTTCATCATCGCGTTCCTCGTCGGGAACACCGTCCTGTCCGCCGTCGCGTCCCGGCTGGGCGACACCATCGGGTTCGGCGCGTTCTTCGTGCGGATCGGGACGTTCCTGCTCTCGATGCTGCTGTTCACGCCCGTCTTCGCCAGCCTGTACAAGTTCCTGCCGAGCGTGAAACTCCCCTGGCGCGAGGTGTGGGTGGGTTCGGCCGTCACGGCCGCCCTGTTCACGCTGGGTCAGGTCCTGATCGGCCTGTACTTCGGGCGCATCGCGGGCAACAGCCCGTACGGCGCGGCCGCCGCGCTGTTCCTGATGCTGCTGTGGATCTACTACTCGTCCATGATCGTGTTCTTCGGCGCGGAGATCACGTGGGTGTACTCGCAGCAGTACGGTACCCGGCAGGGCGGCGCGGACAACACCGAGAAGGCCGCTGCCGTCACCGAGCATTCCCGGCAGCTGGACGCAGGCGCGAGCGGCCCCGAGGCGCGCGCCCGTGCCGGTCAGGCCCGCGTGGCCGCCAAGAAGGACGCCCCCGAACCCCGGAGCCAGCAGGACACCCGCCCGCAGGGTGCGGTCACCCCACCCGCCCGCCCGCAGGACGCCCTGCCGAGCGTGTCCGCCGCACTGGCGCACGCGGCCGTGGCCGTCCTCGCCGTGCCGTCCGTGATCGTGCTGCGCGCCGTGCGCCTCGTCACGCGCCGCCGCTGA
- a CDS encoding EVE domain-containing protein produces MTTVPDPAAPHAFWLLKSEPDVFGFPDLLRVGREPWNGVRNYQARNNLRAMRAGDLALFYHSNAKPAGVAGVARVVRAAYPDDLQFDPGSAYHDPRSDPAEPRWSMVDVSPVLAFPALLTLERLRDLPAWQASPLTQKGTRLSVLPVTAEQFTAALAEAGVRLP; encoded by the coding sequence GTGACGACCGTGCCCGACCCTGCCGCCCCGCACGCCTTCTGGCTCCTGAAGTCCGAGCCGGACGTGTTCGGCTTCCCGGACCTGCTGCGGGTGGGGCGCGAGCCGTGGAACGGCGTCCGCAACTACCAGGCGCGCAACAACCTGCGCGCCATGCGGGCGGGCGACCTCGCGCTGTTCTACCACTCCAACGCGAAACCGGCCGGGGTGGCGGGCGTGGCGCGCGTGGTGCGCGCGGCGTACCCGGACGACCTGCAGTTCGATCCCGGCAGCGCGTACCACGACCCGCGTTCCGACCCGGCCGAGCCGCGCTGGAGCATGGTGGACGTGTCGCCCGTGCTGGCCTTCCCGGCCCTGCTGACACTGGAGCGCCTGCGGGACCTGCCCGCGTGGCAGGCGTCGCCGCTCACGCAGAAAGGCACGCGCCTCAGCGTGCTGCCCGTCACGGCCGAGCAGTTCACGGCGGCGCTCGCCGAGGCCGGTGTCCGCCTCCCCTGA
- the thyX gene encoding FAD-dependent thymidylate synthase: protein MTLPATDARPATLYPLHDDIGSVSLVQSVGDDKMIVNAARVSFGGDSDTPLTARDEKLIGYLLREHHGSPFEHNLITFKVVCPVFVDRQMVRHRVGVSKNEISGRYVEMQERVYVPAQFRQQAKSNRQASVEAGEHLDQAAATETYREAWNAAYTAYTRLLELGVTREQARGVLPQALYTESYYTFNVRSLLHFLALRDHEGAQYETRLYARAMHALAEPLFPVTFAAWAAQHTH, encoded by the coding sequence ATGACCCTGCCCGCCACCGACGCCCGCCCCGCCACCCTCTACCCGCTGCACGACGACATCGGCTCGGTGTCGCTGGTGCAGAGTGTCGGGGACGACAAGATGATCGTGAACGCCGCCCGCGTCTCGTTCGGCGGGGACAGCGACACCCCCCTCACCGCGCGCGACGAGAAACTCATCGGATACCTGCTGCGCGAACACCACGGCTCGCCCTTCGAGCACAACCTCATCACCTTCAAGGTCGTGTGCCCCGTCTTCGTGGACCGCCAGATGGTCCGCCACCGCGTCGGCGTCAGCAAGAACGAGATCAGCGGCCGCTACGTCGAGATGCAGGAACGCGTGTACGTCCCCGCCCAGTTCCGCCAGCAGGCGAAAAGCAACCGGCAGGCGTCCGTGGAGGCAGGCGAGCACCTCGACCAGGCGGCCGCCACCGAAACGTACCGTGAGGCCTGGAACGCCGCGTACACGGCGTACACGCGCCTGCTGGAGCTCGGCGTGACGCGCGAACAGGCCCGGGGCGTGCTCCCCCAGGCCCTCTACACCGAGAGTTACTACACCTTCAACGTCCGCAGCCTGCTGCACTTCCTGGCGCTGCGCGACCACGAAGGCGCGCAGTACGAGACGCGCCTGTACGCCCGCGCCATGCACGCCCTCGCCGAGCCGCTCTTCCCCGTCACGTTCGCCGCGTGGGCCGCACAGCACACCCACTGA